The Nicotiana tomentosiformis chromosome 9, ASM39032v3, whole genome shotgun sequence genome contains the following window.
gacgaagattcaagaacaagctgcaagcccttggattaaaaatacgtcaagatcaagattaggcctcaagcacttggattaaaataaattaaaattcaagattaagctcaaagactcttttatttactgttgaaaagaagaattagaggattcatagagattgtaacgctcaaatatttgaaataaaatactacgattgttgcgatattttcggtcttgattttattttctcgacgcaatttattgtctacaactAGCTCTTTCTCTTTTTCATTGGTGGCGGTCGTGGTGAGCCCGGCTTGAGGGTGACTATTTCACTAAGGTTGGAACTATCCTACTCGTATTGTatgaatttattttatctttgtttgttcaatagtaacttaatttatcgctttgtatcaaattgatccgcgtatccttaaaaccacttacaaatttaattgttattcgattttgagggtaaacacttTCACTTTGTAAGATTGTATTTGCTTAGTATTAATAATAAAAAGGCCACTATACTTCCTAGGggtatattattttaaaaaaaataaaatagaataccATCATATAAGTTGGAATTGAGAAAATTGTATTTAGTCATACCTAAATTCCGGGATTACTCTACTATACTTCATGCTTTTGTTTTTATCTACCATCTACTAATGAAGGGAGAAAAGGGGGGAGGGGTGTGAGGtgtgtgttattattatttttagtcaATTACTTAGTCATTTAACTATCCGAAATtatcttttaaatttatttattttctttgtaaCAAGAAAAACCACTTAAAATGTCTATAGCACTCAAAATGTCACTTAACCTGTTTCTCAAAAAAATTAGAgaccaaatacctattttaccctctaaattattaacctttgtgattttttattttttaaaattatgatattttttctcttttaatcTATATTATGGACTTATCTATAGACTAATAAGTCTTATTtataaagcaaaaaaaaattaaaatatttttcaagcgtATATAGTATTAAATAATAATTAAGAATAGTAAAAACTAAATTAGAATAAATTTATTTGTATCAGTTATCTTCATAATAACAACAGAAACTCAAAAGTCTATTTACACATTTGAGAATGAAAGAGAATAAAACCTTTTAAAAGATATGCTTCATGCATGTAatacaaaaaataattaattaaaatataggtatattttatatatgaattatatatgCTTGAAagttatgctcgatagttttattattttaatattatttatgaTTGAAAACTGAgcttaattattttcttatttcaacaGTATATATGTCTGAAACTATTTTTCACTTTCTTAGTTTATAAAAAGATTTTTTATTatctataggtaagtccataataaaaatttaaacgtacaaaaaattataatatgaaataaataaataaaaaagacaaAGGTTGATAAATTAgaaggtaaaataggtatttgacaacTGAAATTTTGAAAAATCTGGTTGAATGACATTCGAGGCATAGTTAAGTGACATTTCTATTACAAACGACCGAAATATAACTTTATTAGGTAAATTGGAATAGTTGAGTAATACACTCTATTATTTTGGATGGAGTAGTGTTTGTATTAGCTAATTCATGCCTTAACTATGCATCGGACCATTTCTACCTCCCACCAAGTATCAAATAACTTTACCCACAAAAACTTTAAGTTGACGAGAAGACTGAAGAATCACCTAATATATTACGATGTATTATGAGCTTCCGTCTAATCTATTATGCAATCAacagaaatggcaattgataatcTCTCCATTTTTTACCTCTGTTTCTTAAACGTCAAATGGATTCACAATAAGGATTGATATACGTTATTTTGGAGCAGATATGGTTCACTataaggctgtccaacgggacgggacgtcccgtTCCGTCCCGGTTCCGTCCCACTTAATTTtaaacgggatgggcccatgttaaatgggacacgggatgggacgggatggtcatttcgtcccgtttatcccgtcccattttgtcccgtttcgtcccgtcccgtcccaccaAAGTGGTGGGACGGGGGGTTTATCTAGGCACTTAGGTAGAGACCACAAAGCTTTATGGATACAAGCTAAAATAGAAGCCGGAAAAATACCGGATCCTAGCACCGGTACTAGCACTCCTAGTGAATCTGGCGGGGGTTCTAATTTTTTATAACAACAGCTTGACCCTGCTTCTGGTACTATTTTACGCCCCTATAACAAAGATAGAGATCGTGAGAACTTAGCAAAAATGGTGGTTGTCTGTGTCTTACCTTTTACTGTTCCTTCTCACCCTGcttttgtgcattatatacaagaaatTTATAATCGTGCTTTTCAAAGTTTTGCTAAGACTacagttagaaatgatgtttttaaatttcaaaccgaatatctccagtatattcgttgtgtattttttcacttagattgtaaagtgtctatcacatctgatgtaggtcgtagtcctaatggttgtgattatttaactgttacaagtcattgggttgatcatcacttgaacatgcaaaaacgtattattggttataaatttgttgattcaaaacacactagagcatatattgcaactactgttctacaaatacttgatttttatggactcattgataaagttttaactatcaccttagataatgcttctgctaacaCAACTGCAGCAACTAGCTTTAGAACTAGACTTTGTCCAATTAATCCGGTAATTTatcatgttagatgtgcatgccatatttttaacttggttgtaaaagatggtattaatttattttctgatacttgtagtaaagtacaacatgcttgcgGCTATATTTTTCCGGCTAATAAAGAGAGTAGAATTCGTGAATTTACTCAACAATGTGCTAGTGCTAACCTTCCATATAGAAAAGTTCcaaaagatgtttgtacttaaggctgtccaacgggacggaaCGTCCCGTACCTTCCCACTTAATtttaaacgggacacgggatgggacaTGATGGCCATTTAGTCCCGTTTATCCCGCCCCATTTCGTCTCGTTCCGTCCCgtcctgtcccgtcccgtcccgtccgtCCCGTCCCACCTGTCcggtcccgtcccgtcccgcttCCCTTTTTTTAGAATTATAGCCTTTGGGCAACAActataattgcaaaaatagcTGTTCCCAACGGCTAAAAACGGCCATATTTGGCCCCCACCCCCCAAAGCACCCCCTACcccccaaacttttaatataatccctaaatttattaaattatactttgaccctattttctactataaataccccaatccttcttcatttcttcccacaaaaataaattattctctctcaaatctcttacattCTATCATAGTTCAAAGTAATAGTTtaattaagtgtggggtggaaaaGAACTTAGAGAGTTAATAATCTATTTTTTTATTGAGATCGATCGATCTATCAATGAATCTACACTTCTCACCACTTTGAAAATTATTTACACCCTCCAACTTTGCTTTAAAATCAAGTTCCCCTTCAACTTTGAACAATAGTCATTTTTCTTCCTTTATCCTACACAATGCCTTTTTATCCCTTGAATTTTTAATTCCCTTCCTCTATATAATACTTTTTAATTCTATAATATTCTTATGGTTATCtttaatttaaattatgttataccttattataaatgaattttaaatatatatttaaaaattagttcATTAATggtaatcaaaatcccaaaatctaTATCTACAATagaataagagagaaagtttaCGGGCAAAGGAGGTAAGAGGATTCAATTGAATCTCATCGCCAGAAAATTAGACTGCACAAATAGGATAAAAATAAACTTTTTAGTTGTATATAAAATTTTGAATCCCTTTGACACAAGAAGATGTATTAAAGTGGTATAGAGATTCAAAAGTTATTTTAGCTCACAAGTTCAAatcttaaataaaaatattttgggatattttttAATCCTTTTATATGAATTTCTGGCTCCGTTGCTAAGaaaatataacttaaatataTAGTTAATAtaagtggcggagccacattcaTCCAAGGGGTGTCAATCGACTCCCCTTCGCCGGCATATTATACTGTATTATTGGAAGATAATATTTTTGGTTATATGTATATTTAATATACGTTGATTCCCCTTAACTTTTcggtatattttatattttatattttgacaccGCTTGGTAAAACTTCTGGCTCCGCCACTAATTAATATACATTACATTAAAATAACAATCATAAAGATACGTGTAAATTGATAGCATTTATAAAAGGATTATTCTACTTATAATTTTAATGAACTTAAATTACAATTTATAATAGgtattatataatttaaattatagCTAAAACCATAAAAAAAATCATATAATAAAAAAGTATTAAATTGAggaggaaattgaaatttcaagaACAAAAAAGGTATTGTGTAGGATAAAGGGGGAGAATGATTATTGTTCAAAGTTGAGGAGGGAGTTTGATTTTTAACGCAAAGTTTGGGAGTGTAAATGATTTTCACCCAATTTATATTTATGAGTTTATAATTAGTTTTCCTACATTCCCTTAATGATTTTATTAGGATGAAATTTTTGCACATGGATAAAAACAAAAGGTTGATAAGGTGTGcagacaataaattgcgtcaagaaaataaaattgatACCGAAAAAATTGCagcaatcgtagtattttatttcaaacaatatgagtgtacaatctctatgaatcctctaatTCTACTTTTCAACAGTAAATAAAAGAGCTTTCtagcttaatcttgaattttattttattttaatccaagtgcttgagacttgatcttgacgtattttaatccaagggcttgcagcttgttcttgaatcttcgtcttgatATTTTAATCCTTAAaacacttgaatgcttgtagcttttagagaaatctgcagCGTTTGATCTACGAGCTCCCACTTGTTTCTTGTTATAActtttggtatttttttaaagttatgaaaacccctatttatagttgtggaagggaaCAATTGTGATGACAACAAACTCTTTCtgaccaatcagattgaagagtgacaaggccatatttgattggccagaacatgtcacttgcacatgtggcgcaGTTTCATTAGCTTTTTAATTtaacttggcatgccttgtcattttgacatgtggcatgatcctattaGCTTTtttcgtttgacttggcgtgccactccatttgacacgtggcactaaACTggacctctaggaagatgacatattgggcctACGTGAACTCATCATTTGTAGCCTAACGAAATGGGCTAGCACAGTTAATATTTATTGGacttaaataattaattcaattatattagtccataatatttatttggactaatataccTTGAATTTAAAGTACAATCCAAATAATTTTATGaatttaaaccaataaaattttgcATACCTACAAATATCCCCTACTTCGAGACTTGTTGGGTAAATATCTCGAACTTGAAAGATGGGGATTGAAGTATTATGAGACTAATACCCAATCGCCCCCTTTTTTCAAGGAAAATCacgttttcttttccttttcaatATGCACCTTTCACGATTAAGAGAGACAATCTTGAATCCAGCTTATAACATTGTAGGATGTATTGTTTTTATTCATACACAAGTGCCAGGTGGTTTCCCTTAGGAAATCTCCACGTAAAAATGGGCCTTGACTTGTATGGACTTATGTTTAGATAAGAATTTGCATAGCAAATCCAAGACCAATTCATGTGGGTCTTAATAATTTTTCCAGATAATAGTGCAATGTAATATAATGTACATGTCTCCTTCACCTGCTTAATTAGATTTCTACTTGGATCAGGCTACCGTATCCTAGTTCATGTTGGAAACTAAAACTTTGGAGCTGCCTAAACAACTGATCCCACATcgccaaaaaaatatttaataccaTATTTTGATAGCTATATAAACTCATGCTAGTAGGTGCGTTGATCATCTCATCGCAACATTTGCAAGCCATCTCAGCTCCGTGCTTTGACGATTGGAAAGCATTAGCGGAGGTAACTTCTTCTTCTGTATTTTCTGTTGTCCGTTTCTGTCCCTTTTCTTTTTTGTAGGTCAAGTAAGTAAGAGTCGTCGAGTGCCAAGTTGATGGGCTAACTCCATGACGGCATATAGATGATCACCACAACAATATGTAGAAGGGCAAATCCCTCGCAACGTATAGAAGGACAAATCCTCAACAACATATAGAAGAATAAATCCATAGCAACATATAGAAGGATCAGATCAAATCCACAATAACATATAGAAGAAAAAATCCATAGCCACATATAGAAGGATCAAATTGGTAACAACATAGAGAAGGACTAAATCTACGACTagcttaaggtgcaaagggacttaatgTCCACCTTAAGACTGGAAAATTATAGATTCTTTTAAGGACAACTCACGAAaaggccaacttaaggtacaAATGAACTTCAACATTCatcttaagattggaaaattattgttccttttaaggacaaacccgcgaagaggccaacttaaggtgcaaagggactaaCATGTCCATCTTAATCTTGAAAAATTATGGTTCCTTTTAAGGAAAAATCCATGAATAAACCAACGTAAGTTGAAAGGGGACttaatgtccaccttaagattggaaaattatagtGCCTTTTAAGGATAAATCCGCTAAAAGAtcaacttaaggtgcaaaaggACTTAATATATACCTTAAGATTGGCAAATTAAATTGGAGGACCTCAACTCGAAGACTTAGTGGACTTGACAGCTTCGACTTGAACACTTGGCAGACttgcagacttcaacttgaagaccaacAAACTTGAAGAGTTGGCAGACTttaagacttcaacttgaagatttggcggacttAAAGATTGGGCTGACTTTGACACTTCATCTTGAAGAGCGACTTACAAGCTTCAACTTGAAGAATTGGCAGACTTGAAAGTTTGGCGAGATTTGAAGACTTGGCGAGACTCAAAGACATAAACTTGAAGCCCTGGAGGACTTAAACACTACAACTTGAAGACCAGAGAACTTGAGAATTTCAACTTGAAGACTAACGGACTTGAAAACTTCAACTTTAAAATTTTGCCTCCACCAAAATGACTATATCCATTCCGTCGGAGATACTAATCTACCATTGAGCCGTGCCCCCATTGAACTATCAATATTTGATTACACATCAAGCTTTTAGAAAGACTATACGTGAGCCCGATTTTCAAGTACCAATTAGTGGATCATATTCCATCATACATCAATTCAAGCAATACTTGGGGtggtatatatttttttaaactcatgcgactgaacttaaaatgaaactctaagctgcctacgtacctcggtgaagaggatcaagtcatataCTAGTTCAGAATGAGTTAGTTTTTTTTTATGTCgtaacttttgcctaggctgtCTCTTTTGAGATTTTCAACCTAGCGGGCATTTTTTGGGTCCTATCTTTTGCCTAGgctgcctctttcgaggttttcaacctagtagactcttttctttctttttctttttttgagccgtacacagtttagactcatgtGGGCCAAGAGTGTAGGAACATGCAGTATAGGCTCATGTGTCAAGGAGCATTGCAACTTTAAGGATAATCCTTCTTCAGaaacttgccattgatagggccgattctcatgccatctacATCAACCAGCTTGTAAGCCTCACTTGAGAAAGCTTCTTGTACGACATATGGCctatcccattttgaagtgaacttccctatAAGTTTATGGGAAGTAATTATGGGTCTTCATACGGaaaggacttgatctcctacttgaaaggatctcgggcgaactcttttattAAAGGCAtgagacaatcgagcttgataacattcaagactctgttgagcttccagcctcttctcatcaagagcctccatctctgctaatcgaagtcgagcattttcttcatcagtgatgcCTTCTTGGATAGCTaatcgtaatgaaggtatttgacgctcgagtggcaagacgaCTTCAACTCCATAAATGAGTGCATAAGGGGTCTCTTGTATTGGCGTGCGGTGAGTTGTCCTATATGACCACAAAGCTTCCTCTATACGGTCATGCCAATCCCGTTTGTATTTGGAGACgtctttctttaacaagttgcatagagtcttgttgaatgcctcggctagaccattggcggcaacattgtacatagaagagttacgttgcttgaagccaaagagttcacaaatcttgttcatcaacctattatcgaatggctttccattatccgttattatgtaatGAGTAATGCCAAAGCGATAAATTATGTTTACTCAGACaaaacttgcaacattttccttctttacatggttaagagcaacaacttcaaccgattttgagaagtagtcagttgcagccaagatgtataggtgcccaccagaggactttggcagtggtccaacaacatccaatccccaagcgtcaaacgGCCAGGATGCCACAGCCGAGTGCaacacttcaggaggttgatgaataaatCTTGCATAGAATTGACAAGActtgcatcttcgagcgtagtccaagtaatcttttaccatcgttggccaataatatcccatcctcTTTATATGGAAGTGGTGCTTTGGTCCAGACTAGTGTGACCCACATACCCTAGAATGtgcctcttgcaaagcttggagtgcttcttcttcccctaagcatTGCAAGAGTATTCCCtcgaatgaccttctgtatagagtatctctgtagtaaaggaagcgagtTGCACGATGACATATTTCAGTCCTTCTTCTCGGATTTTCTAGAAGTATCCCATAGAttaagtagtcgataatgggttgtcgccattcttctttctcagcttcagaaacagcgacaagatgcttgagttcattttcttcaccttcagCTTCATTTGGCGGCGGTgctacccatttttggcagacaGTAACTTACGCTTGATCAGGTAGGGTTAACAACGAAGCTAGGGCAGCTAAATCATCacccttcttattttctttccttggcacatgtTGAATAGTCACATCACCGAGCCACCCCATTAATTGTTTACTgtaatcatgatatgggcgtagttcAGGCTTTTTGACCTCATAACTACCTAGAAGTTGATTGACCACTaactgagagtcaccaaagacttgcaattgcaaTCGCATCATTTCGACAATCATTCcaagcccaagtattagtgcttgatactcagcaacgTTGTTAGAGAAGAGTTTCAACAACGTAAAAGAGTAGGGCGGCacttcaccttgagaagtgacaaatactataccagcaccagctcctccgcgatgtgcagcaacatcaaagtacatcttccatggaggttgaacttcaatgaccattgcgTCCTCACCAGGTAGTTCGTCAAttagctcccaatcatcaggtataggGTGATGTGCCAAAAAGTCTGCTAACGCTtgtccttttatagccttttgagggatgtacacaATTTCAAATTGTTGAAACTGGAGGTACCACCTTGCTAGTTGATCACTAAGGATAGGTTTTGACATTAcaaacttgatgggatttgccCTAGAAACAAGGCAAAtgacatgagcttgaaagtagtgcttcaacttttgaattgagaagactagggccaaacataacttttcgattggcgaataattcagctcatttggtgtcatcatcctgcaCAGGTAGTAAAGGGAGTTTTCTTTCCCCTCACTATTTTTTTGGGCCAACAATACTCCAACAAACCTTTCTTGTGCCGAAATGTATAGTATTAACGACTTTCCAGGAATAGGGGCTGCCAAAACAGGATGCTTCATCAAGTAAGCTTTAATACtttcaaaggcattgctacaagcttggtcccacttgaaaggaacacctttcttcatgaggcgactaaatggttggcacctcccagctaggtttgagatgaatcttcTAAGGTATGCTAGCTTTCCTTGCAGACATTTCAATTCGTGAATTTCCCGAGGCTCGGGCATTTTCAAAAT
Protein-coding sequences here:
- the LOC138898974 gene encoding uncharacterized protein is translated as MYNVAANGLAEAFNKTLCNLLKKDVSKYKRDWHDRIEEALWSYRTTHRTPIQETPYALIYGVEVVLPLERQIPSLRLAIQEGITDEENARLRLAEMEALDEKRLEAQQSLEWKFTSKWDRPYVVQEAFSSEAYKLVDVDGMRIGPINGKFLKKDYP